DNA sequence from the Perca fluviatilis chromosome 4, GENO_Pfluv_1.0, whole genome shotgun sequence genome:
atgtaatgcctcatgcctgtaagcctaggttatagtcccattcttccacttgatactgcttccacttaaataaacttaagatgaactatcgactacaaaacaaagaaatttattatgatcggttcacagatctgagtccaaacggaaacttcacccttctgaactaagagtttctgcttcaaggtgaagtttaaacagactgaaatgtccaggctcattcctccactatttatttctgtatgtatttatgcgttacatgtaattttaacgggcactgagctccagatcctgcagccgccaGACGGTCGCTGCCCGCTGTAGCCTCTCTCGTCCGCtgccgccggcaaacttagtggaactttcgcccgatatcgacatacagttcggccccgactacgtgtaagatcctaccggtCACAACTCtatctttggctggtccgatctggatcgcgcgggaccggcgcagcagcggcgcgaagctgtgtttttgcccgggaAGAGACGCCTCGCCCCGCGCACGGGCTCCCCGCCtccgctgccgccggagctcagattgctggcgagcggcatatataatcataaaacacattgtcacctgttaaatgttatccattgctgtttgttctttttttcctctatcgaacataattaagcagtacaaaagtccggcatctttagcgttgatctgaatgctccggacccctgttccaagatggcggcgggttttgacgtatgtttagaacctcacggcgacatatctatgggagcaaggatcacatttgaactatatcgatatatgcgatatggtctaattccatatctcatttaaaaatatatcgatatatttgtttatatcgatatatcgcccagccctagcgtctagcaacattgttgtggatgctgcggtctcagcctggcaacctccatgAACTTCAAGTCTGGGGAGGAAGgggacgactctctccagtattttgaatttgtactgcaggaactttttttaaacactagctgtcagtattacttATTGGACCTTTAATCTAACAAAAGagtgcaatatttttttctcctctaattTGTCTCAAAATctaaagaaaaacatgaaatggagaaaaattaacacatcctcacatttaagaagcaaATAGCCAGCaaacaaatgtaatttaaaaatcaaTCTGTCGTTGATTTTCTGGTGATTGATTAGCTGTATAATTAACTTAATGTTTCCACACTACAGAACTTTATCATACCAGTTTGCAAAACATTACTGAAATCTAGAAATGGGACAATATATATTTGCAACTAAGAATCTTGGACCTAGGGTGGTCTAAGTTTGGTCTTTTTGTCATTATTATATCAAAAGCAAACACTACACCACTCACTACGAACTGGACACAGCAGCATGCTGGTAAATACATATTTAGGAACACAGTTATGGTAATGTGGAGAAAGAGGAATAAGGAGCCAGAGAAAGGGAAGCATGCTGGTGCTTTGATTTTTGAAAAGAGGATTGACTGTCCTCAGAGAATGTACTCCTCTAGTGTCTTTACAAGTGTGCGACAATAGGACATATTTAACCCAGTTATTGCCTAACTAAATGGCAGTCACAATACttatggataaaaaaaaaaaaatctgaacctgTACCTGGGGAAATGGAAAAAAGACTCATCAAAGTAAAAGCTGTTTCGGAAGCCGCGGAAACCATGATGCTGTGACTGGCCGAAGGGCTGGTTTTCATCCATCTGGCCATAGTTGTCAAAGTTGGACCTTCGCTCCTCATTAGACAAAATCTGTGTGCAAAAGAGAATGAAAGGCACAAGTGAGAGGACTTTGCTATTAATgtatggacatttttcacagcagacattttgacttgtcatagtaggaaaatcacagctgaaattgataaccttaacgatggctcaattccatcaagtgtcccagtaagctatttcagtgagtcagcatgtacaataccagggcctctcctaaatggaatgcagccatcattaatacactaatacacctgtgcttttcctactatgacatgtcaacatgtctgcagtgaaaaaggtctattaatGACTGCAAAGACCATGATCCAGAAAGTGTAACATACTGAGTAGGCCACATAGAAAACATACTGAATGTCAGCTAGAGTTTGTATGAAATGTGATGAATTTTCACTCACCTCGTATGACTTAGAAACCTTGATGAACATGTCCTCAGCTTTAGGGTCCTTGTTCTTATCTGGATGCCTAAAGAAAAGCCCATACAGGACATCATGAGTCATTGCCGGGGCATGCAGAGTTAAAAAGGCTCGTGATGGGTTAAGATGACAAGCACCAGTTCAGGTGTCAAATGTACCATGTCAACTGAATATGGCTGATCTGCTGCCGCCAAGATGTGCTGGCCTACCGTGTCAGGGGACTTGATGTCAATTACTTACCATTCTTTGGCGAGGGTCTTGTATGCCTTTTTGATTTCTGCTTGACTCGCACTCCTGCTGACACCAAGGACTTTGTAGGGGTCATATTCAGAAGCTGCTCTCACCAACTGCACACTCAAAATTAGCAGAAAGATGGCTAGCAAAACTGGACATGTCCGAGGAGGAGGATGTCGGCTGGTTCTCCTAAGCGTCATCGCTTGCCACTGTCCTCGTCCAACGTTAACGtcaggtagctagctagctaacgttaccgagGTTCCCGTGAAGTAATGTTACAAAGCTTTTCTGTAACGGACAAATATGGCAAGCTAATATGTGGACTTcttaaatgttaaattaaataCAGACGGCATACTAGCTAGTATTTAACTACGATGAGGCCATTATTTTTCTGGCTATTGCAATCTGTTAGCGTCATGCCCTATCCGCAATGAAACATTGAACTTCCGCTTGcatatttcaaaacaaaatcatCCTCAGCTCTATATGAATGTCAAATGTAAATTGCGTATTTTTTGGCAAGTAATTACGATTAAATTGTCATAACATATGGGCCTATTTAAGATAATGCACACACTGCTAAAAGACAAAAGAGATGGGGCTATTTAAAGTGTTACATTTAACGaatttgcatttgtgtgtgaaatgtctcaacaatgTTGAAGTGGGCATTTCACACTCATTTCTACGCATTTCACACTCGTTAATGATGATTGGTGAGTGCAGATCTAGAATCAGTTTAAACTCGCAACCATATAGCaaaattattaatagttattatCTTTAATTGGTAATTTGATATTTTCATTTATGAACAAAACTCTGATGCATGAATTCATGTTTAATTAATCGATTCAATGTGTATTCTTTTTGTTGTGAATAGACCtactgtacaaaaaaacaaacataaattaAGCAACCTGGCAAAAGTCGTAACTGAAGTCCAAAAGGCTACTTGtgtgcttttattctgaagcaAAGGTATTTAACATCCGGTCTTATTCTCCAAACTTGACGCTGCGTAAAAGGCAAAAACTGGCGATAACGCGCATGCTCTGGCCGGCAGCTGTCCTCAAACTGCTGCCCCTCTTTTCATTCTCCTTTACCAAATACTTTTTCTGATTACACATGACATATTTAACAAAGAAAACTTTACACTTTGCtccgttattttttatgtaattgtgATTTCATATCAGTTCTTGGctagtacatttttttttaaagttaggCTTTGAGTTAGCTAGTCCATTTCCTCTTGTGTAGGTTTATATTTGTTCTAATAATATCagttataaaaagaaaacaaaaatagttGTCCATATGAGTGTTTATTTTGCGAAACTTTAATTCCCTTCTTACGTGGGCTTCACTTCCGTTTCCTCTTCGTCACTGCCACACAAAAGTGACTGGTTCAACGCGGTTCGACCAATGGGTTCAACGCAACGTTAcaccaaaagacaaaaaaaaaaagaatacatcgACACCGCTCAACAACTCGCCCAGCGAACGATTTAACCTGCTGTTTGTAACCTTGCCTGACCGACGCCGCTAAGCGTAGTGTTTTTCATCTCCTGTTTAGACCAATATGagcagcctgtgtgtgtttgcattcagAGGAGTGAGCTTACAAAGTACGCAGAGGGTCTTATCTCGGTAGCTAGCGTTAGCCCTGCACAGCTGCCATCTGTGGCCCGCTCTGGCTGTATCAATCACGGCAAAGGGTACTTTTCAATTAGCTACGGTAAATTAACAAATCCTCTGTAATTTATTACTGCTTACGTACACACAGTGTAACGTTACAGTTGAACTACTAGCTAAGCTTAGCAAGCAGGTGGTGCTACAAAGTCATGGGTGTGCAGCTGAGGTGAGGTTACTTTGCTAACTTGCTCCATAGCTACCGTTATTCAAGGCAAAATCGGTGATGCAAATGCAAAAATGGTGACCTCACTACAACCAAACTTTAAAACAGGAATTGAAGGTGCTACGATCAATGTAATGTCATTTGCTACTataaaaaaactgatattagacAACATACTAGACATATTTTCTGGTGCTTATGTTTGTTTACATCTGTACTGTCTGTACAGCCTAAAACGAGCCGAAGCAAATATTTAGTTCTGTGCGACTAACTGCACCTTCATTCAAGCACATATGTAATGTATCATtataataaacacacaacatGCAGATTTGGCAGTATAAGACAAACTCTTTGCTCATTCTCTGTCAGCCACCTTATACACGTTTTCTGATAATGCTTGCAGAAAGTATGGCTGCAGTTTAATGGGGTTGTTTTGATACCTGATATTTTGAATTGCATTAACGCTAACagtcttttgtgttttttcaccACAGATTCAGCACCATGAATCTGTTACGTCTAGTATGCCGCCACAAGACAGCCCTGGTCATTGGCACTGTGTGCAGCTTTGCTGTCGTTCTGGTCTTCTTGGCCAAATGTACCTCAGAAACCCTGAAACAGGGCCACCAGGATCCTCCAGGCTTAGCCCCTCATGCCAGTGCTTTGCAATCCCGTCCAGAGCAGCACAATCCCCCTTCCACATCCAAAGAATTGTCAGCATTCCTCGTGGTCCTCATCACAACCGGACCGAAGTACACAGAGCGGCGGAGTATCATCCGCAGCACCTGGCTGGCCAAGCGGGACTCTGATGTTCTGGCTATGTTTGTGGTGGGAACTCAGGGACTTTCCAACGAGGACCATCAGAACCTTAACACAGAGCAAGGGAGGCACAAGGACTTGCTCTTACTGCCTGAGTTGCGAGATTCTTACGAGAACTTAACACTCAAGCTGCTGCACATGTACACCTGGCTGGACCAGAATGTAGAGTTCAAGTTTGTCCTTAAAGCAGATGATGACACATTTGCTCGCTTGGACCTCCTTAAGGAGGAGCTAAAGGGGAAAGAGCCCAACCAGTTCTATTGGGGCTTCTTCTCAGGGAGAGGGCGGGTGAAAACAGCTGGGAAGTGGCGGGAAAGCTCTTGGGAGCTTTGTGACTACTACCTGCCCTACGCACTGGGTGGGGGCTACATCCTCTCGGCTGACTTAGTACGTTATGTGCATCTTAACGCAGGCTACTTCAAGATGTGGCAGAGTGAGGATGTGTCACTGGGCGCCTGGCTGGCGCCAGTGGATGTTCGTCGGACGCATGACCCACGCTTTGACACGGAGTATAAATCGCGTGGTTGCAACAACAAATACTTGGTGACGCATAAGCAGAGCTTGGAGGACATGTTGGAAAAACACCAGACCCTGCAGCGCGATGGCAGGCTCTGCAAGGAGGAAGTCAAGCTGCGGCTGTCCTATGTGTATGACTGGAGTGTGCCACCCTCACAGTGCTGCCAAAGGAAGGATGGCATTCCTTAATGTTTGTCCTTTTTACAAGGCCCTGAAGTTGTCTCCTGATTTGTCTGATGGATTCTTCCGAGTCAGAAAGAAGTAAGGGAATAATGTTTTTCGACCAATTCTCTAGTGATGCACAATTTAAAGTTATGTAACAGGTTCcagaaaacaaagcaaatgcCTTAATGTTGATAGAAACCCCATTCCAGATTTGGAAAACCTTTTTTACTaattgtgaaaacaaaaaaggacaatTCCACTGATTTTACATCACGTAGGAGCAGGTCTGAGCTCAGTCTTTAGAGTTTTAATGTTAATTTAGAATAggtttgacaaataaaaaaatatggccctggtccaatgtggtctggATAGAGGAAAAGAAATGACATTTCAGTCTCTCAACTCTGGTATGTGTCATGCGTTTGTGATGCAGAGCAGGTAATGAAATCACCTTTTTCCACCTGTTTTTCGCAAATAgaatgttttaaagtgctcatattatgctcattttcaggttcataattgtatttagaggttgtaccagaataggtttatgtggtttaattttctaaaccactttttagaaaacaccatatatttgttgtactgcacattgctgcagctcctcttttcaccctgtgtgttgagctctctgttttagctacagagtgaggcatcgcgcttctgttccatctttgttgggagtcgcacatgcgcagtaagcactgctagctagtcagttgcagggtatgagggcgtgccatgctagcagctaggcgagcattgtAACGTGTTACGCAgcgacgcacgtttgtcacggaagttaaggctggactacagtagagctgtttggagcagttggtgaacagtgttttctctggaagatggtaagttcCTTTGGGTGgaatttgggctttttcactttgtaaacctataatgtgcacaaaaaggtatataacacaataaaggaaaggggaaaagcacaatatgagcactttaaacaacaTTAAAGCTTTTACTATGATGTCTAATACCAGTGTTACAACTTTAAGTGGTGTAACTTAATGGGCTGAAAAATATTACCCCTTAACTCTACAACAGGAAGCTAACTTCAGCCTTGTGTCCTCTTCTAGCATTAAACTCCTTTTGCCGCCTTGTTCGGACCCGTGCTCATGTCACCACCAGTTTACCACATCGGTGGCCaatgtctctcctctgtctgtgcTTCTTCTGCTGTACCTCTTTATTTTACGCTTATTTCAGTGTAGTAGATAATACAGGGAACCGCAGACGGGAGAATCTTAACCTGCCGTGATGTCTGAATTTTAtttgtgaaagcatttttttaatttgtattttatttattgttaatttattctgcagcaaacacaacacactggTATTGGGATAGAAGAACAGTGGCCGTGGTTGCTGCTTGCAAGGGAAATTTGTATTTATAAACGTGTTGGGAGAAGTCATGTATAATTCACAGAATTAATGGGCAAGAAATGTtcactttttaaatgtaaaacgtGTGTTTACTGTCGTTGGTACGACAAGGTTTCATGTGTTCGGAGGCGCAAAGAATGTGTGAGAGAAAATGATTGTGGTGTATTCAGCAGGCCTTCTTATTCCTTACACTGGAGCCTATGTGAGGATAATTACATTTCC
Encoded proteins:
- the b3galt6 gene encoding beta-1,3-galactosyltransferase 6 isoform X2 is translated as MNLLRLVCRHKTALVIGTVCSFAVVLVFLAKCTSETLKQGHQDPPGLAPHASALQSRPEQHNPPSTSKELSAFLVVLITTGPKYTERRSIIRSTWLAKRDSDVLAMFVVGTQGLSNEDHQNLNTEQGRHKDLLLLPELRDSYENLTLKLLHMYTWLDQNVEFKFVLKADDDTFARLDLLKEELKGKEPNQFYWGFFSGRGRVKTAGKWRESSWELCDYYLPYALGGGYILSADLVRYVHLNAGYFKMWQSEDVSLGAWLAPVDVRRTHDPRFDTEYKSRGCNNKYLVTHKQSLEDMLEKHQTLQRDGRLCKEEVKLRLSYVYDWSVPPSQCCQRKDGIP
- the b3galt6 gene encoding beta-1,3-galactosyltransferase 6 isoform X1, which encodes MGVQLRFSTMNLLRLVCRHKTALVIGTVCSFAVVLVFLAKCTSETLKQGHQDPPGLAPHASALQSRPEQHNPPSTSKELSAFLVVLITTGPKYTERRSIIRSTWLAKRDSDVLAMFVVGTQGLSNEDHQNLNTEQGRHKDLLLLPELRDSYENLTLKLLHMYTWLDQNVEFKFVLKADDDTFARLDLLKEELKGKEPNQFYWGFFSGRGRVKTAGKWRESSWELCDYYLPYALGGGYILSADLVRYVHLNAGYFKMWQSEDVSLGAWLAPVDVRRTHDPRFDTEYKSRGCNNKYLVTHKQSLEDMLEKHQTLQRDGRLCKEEVKLRLSYVYDWSVPPSQCCQRKDGIP
- the b3galt6 gene encoding beta-1,3-galactosyltransferase 6 isoform X3, with product MCWPTVSGDLMSITYHSLARVLFSTMNLLRLVCRHKTALVIGTVCSFAVVLVFLAKCTSETLKQGHQDPPGLAPHASALQSRPEQHNPPSTSKELSAFLVVLITTGPKYTERRSIIRSTWLAKRDSDVLAMFVVGTQGLSNEDHQNLNTEQGRHKDLLLLPELRDSYENLTLKLLHMYTWLDQNVEFKFVLKADDDTFARLDLLKEELKGKEPNQFYWGFFSGRGRVKTAGKWRESSWELCDYYLPYALGGGYILSADLVRYVHLNAGYFKMWQSEDVSLGAWLAPVDVRRTHDPRFDTEYKSRGCNNKYLVTHKQSLEDMLEKHQTLQRDGRLCKEEVKLRLSYVYDWSVPPSQCCQRKDGIP